One Coffea arabica cultivar ET-39 chromosome 5e, Coffea Arabica ET-39 HiFi, whole genome shotgun sequence DNA segment encodes these proteins:
- the LOC113687460 gene encoding uncharacterized protein: MASSSDVKSDVQISNKINDERPEKFKGVDFKRWQQKMQFYLTTLNLAHILKEECPKLADPDSRESLLTVETWKQSDFLCRNYILNRLDDTLYDIYSAYSTAKEVWDSLEKKYKMDDAGAKKFVIGKFLKYVMVDSKPVTKQVEEIQILMHELHGQGCSINEHFQVGAIIEKLPSS, translated from the coding sequence ATGGCTTCAAGTTCTGATGTGAAATCAGATGTTCAGATCTCTAACAAGATCAATGATGAAAGGCCAGAAAAGTTTAAGGGAGTAGATTTCAAAAGATGGCAGCAGAAAATGCAATTTTATCTTACAACCTTGAACTTGGCACACATCCTCAAGGAGGAATGTCCCAAGCTAGCGGATCCAGATTCAAGAGAGTCTCTCTTGACTGTAGAGACATGGAAGCAGTCTGACTTCCTTTGCAGAAACTATATTCTCAATCGTCTCGATGATACGCTATATGACATATATTCAGCGTATTCTACTGCGAAGGAAGTCTGGGATTCACtggagaagaaatacaaaatgGATGATGCTGGGGCCAAAAagtttgtgattggaaaattcctcaagTATGTAATGGTGGATTCAAAGCCAGTGACAAAACAAGTAGAAGAGATTCAAATTCTCATGCATGAGTTACATGGGCAAGGATGCTCAATTAATGAACACTTTCAGGTTGGAGCAATAATTGAAAAATTGCCTTCATCTTGA
- the LOC140007050 gene encoding uncharacterized protein: MTAKWVAERYEDKIRANMSIPVHSLRLTMHEEYKIQISKTIARNAKGIAVDRIKGCAVEQYKHIWEYCEEIKKTRTNSTMVVEFTPFRDPGSNPRFMRLYCCLGALKEGFKMCRPVIGLDGCHIKGPYPAQLLSAVAVDPNNGLDRALSEVLPNSEHRYCVQHMYQNFKKKHPGKALKGMLWAIARSSTIEMYTKAAEDLKKYDNEACKWVEKAPHPMHWCKAYFSPHTKCDMIVNNLCESFNSHILEARDKPIISCLENIRELMMERIQKRKAAMTRYPHSTGPLIRKIIEDRIEESFQWFPQFNGIDGYQIYNNVLQPISRQVLWPESSMLQLDPPIPTVQPGRPKKARRRDETEGKNHGRKLRKNVTMHCRKCGKTGHNAAT; the protein is encoded by the exons ATGACTGCTAAATGGGTTGCTGAGAGATATGAGGACAAAATTAGGGCCAATATGAGCATTCCAGTCCATTCTTTAAGGCTGACAATGCATGAGGAGTACAAGATACAAATATCGAAAACAATAGCCAGAAATGCTAAAGGTATAGCTGTTGACAGAATCAAAGGTTGTGCAGTCGAGCAGTATAAACATATATGGGAATATTGTGAGGAGATTAAGAAGACTCGTACTAATTCTACCATGGTGGTCGAGTTCACTCCATTTAGAGATCCAGGTTCGAATCCTAGGTTCATGAGACTATACTGTTGTTTAGGTGCACTAAAAGAAGGATTCAAAATGTGTAGACCTGTGATTGGACTTGATGGCTGCCATATAAAAGGGCCTTACCCTGCTCAACTGTTATCAGCAGTGGCAGTTGATCCCAACAATG GATTGGACAGAGCATTATCCGAGGTGCTACCCAACTCTGAGCATAGATACTGTGTGCAGCACatgtatcaaaatttcaagaagaaacATCCTGGAAAGGCACTTAAAGGGATGCTGTGGGCGATAGCTAGGAGCAGCACAATTGAGATGTACACGAAAGCTGCTGAGGACTTGAAAAAGTATGACAATGAAGCATGCAAGTGGGTAGAGAAGGCTCCTCATCCGATGCATTGGTGTAAGGCTTACTTTTCTCCTCACACTAAATGTGACATGATTGTCAATAATCTGTGCGAATCTTTCAATTCACATATACTAGAGGCCAGGGATAAACCAATTATATCTTGCTTGGAGAATATTAGAGAACTGATGATGGAAAgaattcaaaaaagaaaggcTGCCATGACTAGATATCCACACTCAACTGgtcctttgattagaaaaattattgAGGACAGAATTGAAGAGTCTTTCCAGTGGTTCCCACAGTTCAATGGGATTGATGGTTATCAG ATTTATAATAATGTCTTGCAACCCATCAGCAGACAAGTACTGTGGCCTGAGTCCAGCATGCTTCAACTTGATCCTCCAATTCCCACTGTCCAGCCTGGGAGGCCAAAAAAGGCAAGGAGAAGAGATGAGACAGAAGGGAAGAACCATGGAAGAAAACTTAGAAAAAATGTCACTATGCATTGCAGAAAATGTGGTAAAACAGGGCACAATGCTGCAACATAG
- the LOC113743320 gene encoding protein DETOXIFICATION 40: MGSSGDSSYKTLPQNEKKPVLTHTQSQVRKEASDELERILSNTEVPFIKRVVPATWIEIKLLVHLAAPAVVVYMINYLMSMLTQIFSGHLGNLEYAAASLGNNGVQTFAYGLMLGMGSAVETLCGQAYGAHRYGMLGIYLQRSAILLTLTGVSLTIIYIFSKPILLLLGEAPDVASEAAIFIYGLIPQIFAYAANFPKQKFLQAQSIVAPSAYISFGTLAFHVLFSWLATYKLGLGLLGSSLVLSVSWWIVVVGQFIYIVKSERCKKTWAGFNMDAFHGLWSFFRLSVTSAVMLCLETWYIQILVLLAGLLDHPELALDSLSVCVRVGNELGAGHPKTAAFSVLVVNCLSTICAIIAAIIVLALRHVISYIFTEGETVAEAVSELTPYLAVSLVLNGIQPALSGVAVGCGWQTFVAYVNVGCYYLIGIPLGALFGFYFKYGAKGIWIGIISGVFLQTLILLWTTFRTDWNKEVEIAQKRLATWDDQKQPLLNDDK; this comes from the exons ATGGGCTCTTCAGGAGATAGTAGTTACAAGACGCTTCCACAAAATGAGAAAAAACCAGTTTTAACACACACACAGTCTCAGGTGAGAAAGGAAGCTAGTGATGAGCTAGAAAGGATATTGAGTAACACAGAGGTACCATTTATCAAGCGGGTGGTACCAGCAACATGGATAGAGATCAAGCTTCTTGTTCACTTGGCTGCTCCTGCAGTCGTTGTTTACATGATAAACTACCTCATGTCTATGCTCACACAAATCTTTTCTGGCCATCTTGGAAATCTTGAATATGCAGCTGCTTCCCTTGGTAACAATGGTGTTCAAACTTTTGCCTATGGTCTCATG CTGGGAATGGGAAGTGCTGTTGAAACACTATGTGGACAAGCATATGGAGCACATAGGTATGGCATGCTAGGCATATATCTTCAAAGATCAGCCATCCTCCTAACTCTAACTGGAGTGTCACTTACAATCATATACATATTTTCTAAGCCTATTCTCTTATTACTTGGTGAAGCACCAGACGTTGCATCAGAAGCAGCAATATTCATCTATGGCTTAATCCCTCAAATATTTGCCTATGCTGCCAACTTCCCTAAACAAAAATTTCTCCAAGCACAGAGTATTGTAGCCCCAAGTGCCTATATCTCTTTTGGAACACTAGCTTTTCATGTCTTATTCAGTTGGCTAGCAACATATAAGCTTGGCCTTGGCTTGTTGGGGTCATCATTAGTCCTTAGTGTGTCCTGGTGGATTGTGGTTGTGGGGCAATTTATATACATAGTGAAGagtgaaagatgcaagaaaacatGGGCTGGATTTAACATGGATGCGTTTCATGGACTTTGGAGTTTCTTTAGACTGTCTGTTACTTCAGCTGTGATGCTTTGCTTAGAGACTTGGTACATTCAAATTCTGGTTTTGCTGGCTGGATTGCTGGATCATCCTGAATTGGCTCTTGATTCACTCTCCGTATG TGTGAGAGTAGGCAATGAGCTTGGAGCAGGACATCCAAAAACTGCAGCATTTTCAGTACTAGTAGTGAATTGCTTGTCAACCATTTGTGCAATAATAGCAGCGATAATAGTGCTTGCGCTCCGCCACGTCATCAGCTACATCTTCACAGAAGGCGAAACCGTGGCTGAAGCAGTCTCCGAGCTCACCCCATACCTCGCGGTTAGCCTCGTTCTCAACGGAATCCAACCTGCCTTATCTG GTGTTGCTGTTGGATGTGGATGGCAAACCTTTGTTGCCTACGTGAATGTTGGATGTTATTATCTTATTGGAATTCCTTTGGGTGCTTTATTTGGATTTTACTTTAAGTACGGTGCTAAG GGGATATGGATAGGAATTATAA